The Streptomyces sp. NBC_00597 DNA segment CCCGAGCTCGGGCGGCGGGGCGGTGGGGCTGCTGCCGGCCGGGGACGGAGACTGCCCGGCGGCCGGGGGAGGGCCGGCGGGCGCAGGGGTGCCGGGGCTGGCCGCAGGACCGGTCGCGGCGCTGGTCGCGGGGCTCGGCGTGGGGCTCGTCGTGGGGCCGGGGAACGGCAGGTGCGCGTCCGTCAGCCGGCGCACGTACACCTGCCGCGCCTTGTCGTCGTCGCTCATGAGCGTCCGGTCGTACGACACCACGCGCTCGAAGCCCACCGACAGCAGCCGGGTCTCCTGGGGCGTCTGCGCGGTCCAGCGGCAGCCGACGTGCCGGTCGCCGTCGTACGAGGTGTCCGCACTGCCGGCGTACAGCTGCGCGCGCTGCTCGTCGGTGAGGCTGTCCCCGGTCGGGAGCATGGCGCGCAGGCGCTTGGCGTCGGCGGCCTTGCAGGGCGCGGGCAGGCTGCGGTACTTGCCGGCGGGTGCGGGTGCGGGGCTGCTGTCGCCCGCTTTGGAGTCGCTGTCGGAGCCGACGCCACTGCCGCTGGTGCACCCGGTCAGGCCGGCCACGCCGGCCATGAGTGCGGTGAGCATCGCGATGCCCGGCAGGACACCTCGCCGTACCGCCTTGCGCTGCACGTCCACTGGCTCCCTTCGACCGGCCGGCGGCCCGGCGGTCAGGAAAAATGCGTTGCCGCGCTTTGGACGCGGATGAACACAATGTCTATCGCACACGCTGGTGCTGGCGCCGGTCCCCTGTCTGTTTTGGGGCCATGAGCGAGGCTTTTTGCGTATTACGAACTTTCTGTGTTTCGCGGGGGATTGAAGCGTTATGTCGTATGTAGAGGTACCGGGGGCGAAGGTCCCGATCCGGATGTGGACCGACCCGGCGTCGGTCGAGGCCGGCGCGATGCAGCAGCTGCACAACGTCGCCACGCTTCCGTGGATCAAGGGCCTGGCGGTCATGCCGGACGTCCACTACGGCAAGGGCGCCACGGTCGGCTCGGTCATCGCGATGAAGGACGCGGTGTGCCCGGCGGCGGTGGGCGTCGACATCGGCTGCGGCATGTCGGCGGTGAAGACGTCCCTGACGGCGAACGACCTCCCGGGGGACCTGTCGGGCCTCCGCTCCAAGATCGAGCGCGCCATCCCGGTGGGCGCGGGCATGCACCGCGACCCGGTGGACCCGGACCGGCTGTACGGGTTTCCGGTGGAGGGGTACGAGGGGCTGTGGGAACGGTTCGACCACCTGGCGGATGCGGTCAAATTCCGTCGGGAACGGGCCGCAAAGCAGATCGGAACACTCGGATCGGGCAACCATTTTGTCGAATTCTGCCTTGATCAGTCAGGTTCGGTCTGGCTGATGTTGCACTCCGGTTCCCGCAACATCGGCAACGAGCTCGCCGAGCACCACATCAGTGTGGCCCGGAGCCTGGACCACAACCAGGGTCTGGTGGACCGCGACCTGGCGGTGTTCCTTGCGGCGACGCCCGAGATGGAGGCGTACCGCAACGACCTCTTCTGGGCGCAGGAATACGCCAAGTACAACCGGGCCGTGATGATGAGCCTGTTCAAGGAGGTCCTCCGCAAGGAGTTCCGGAAGGCGAAGGTGTCCTTCGACCGCGAGATCAGCTGCCACCACAACTACGTGGCGGAGGAGCGGTACGAGGGCATGGACCTGCTGGTCACCCGCAAGGGCGCGATCCGCGCCGGCAGCGGTGACTACGGGATCATCCCGGGCTCCATGGGGACGGGCTCGTACATCGTGAAGGGGCTGGGGAACGAGAAGTCGTTCAACTCGGCGTCTCACGGAGCGGGCCGGAAGATGAGCCGGACGGCCGCGAAGAAGCGCTTCTCGGCGCGGGACCTGGCCGAGCAGACCAAGGGCGTGGAGTGCCGCAAGGACTCGGGCGTGGTCGACGAGATCCCGGGCGCGTACAAGTCGATCGAGCAGGTCATCGACCAGCAGACGGACCTCGTCCAGGTCGTGGCCAAGCTCAAGCAGGTCATCTGCATCAAGGGCTGAGCCCGGGGTGCGGTTTACGGGGGACTGGAAGGGCCCGGACCGATCCCGGTCCGGGCCCTTCCGTGTGGGATCAGTCCTCGTCGCCGTCGAGGAGGCGGTCCCGGGGAGTTCGCGCGTGATGCCGATGGACTCGGGGAGGGGTGGGGTTGCCGCCCGTCGTGTCGCACGGGCGCGAGCCGAAGCTGCTGCGGCCTCCGTACGGGGCCGTGAACGACGAGGTGCGGGCCACGGCCAAGGCGCGCGGGGTGAAGGCGCTGGTCACGTGGACGTACGACTTCACGACCTGGGCCGAGACGCCACCGACCCCGCAGCTGAAGGCCGGGGACATCGTGCTGCTGCACTTCACGCCGACGCTGGCGGCCGATCTGGAGCGGGCCCTGGGTGCGGCGAAGGCCGCCGGGTTGAAGCCGGCGGCCCTCGTGCCGCACCTCAAGGCGGCCGGGCTCGTCCCGTAGCCGCTTACAGGTCGCGGTGGACCTTGGTGTTCGAGGCCTGGGCGCGGGGGCGGACCACCAGGAGGTCGATGTTGACGTGGCTGGGGCGGGTCACGGCCCAGGTGATGGTGTCGGCCACGTCATCGGCGGTGAGGGGGGCGGCCACGCCCGCGTAGACCTTCTCGGCCTTCTCCGCGTCGCCGCGGAAGCGGGTCTTGGCGAACTCCTCGGTCTTGACCATGCCCGGGGCGATCTCGATGACGCGGACCGGCTGGCCGACGATCTCCAGGCGGAGGGTCTCGGCGAGCACGCGGGCGCCGTTCTTGGCGGCGACGTAGCCGGCGCCGCCCTCGTACGTGGCGTGGCCGGCGGTGGAGGACAGGACCACGACGGTGCCGTCGCCGGAGGCGATGAGGGCGGGGAGGAGGGCCTGGGTGAGGTTGAGGGTGCCGATGACGTTGACCTCGTACATGGTGCGCCAGTCGGCGGGGTCGCTGGTGGCGACGGGCTCGGCGCCGATGGCGCCGCCGGCGTTGTTGACCAGGACGTCGCAGCGGTCGAGGGAGGCCGCGAAGGCGTCGACGGCGGGGCGGTCGGTGACGTCGAGGGCGTGGGCCGCGGCGGAGTGGCCGGCTGCCGTCAGCTCGGCGGCGAGGGCCTCGATGCGGTCCTTGCGGCGGGCCGTGAGGACGACGTGGTAGCCGGCGTCGGCGAGCTGCCGGGCGGTGGCCGCGCCGATGCCGCTGCTCGCGCCGGTGACTACGGCGGTCCGGTTGGTGGCGGCCGTGCTCATGTGCGGGCTCCTCGGTCGTTCGGCGGTTCGGTCGTTCGTACGGGCGAATCCCCGCCAGCATAGGCGGGGCTCAGCGGCCGCGCGGGGCGTACATGATCACGGCCGTGCCGGCGAGGCAGACGAGGGCTCCGGCGATGTCCCAGCGGTCGGGGCGGTAGCCGTCGGCGGCCACGCCCCAGAGGAGGGAGCCGGCGACGAAGACGCCGCCGTACGCGGCGAGGACGCGGGCGAAGTCGCCCTGGGGCTGGAGGGTGGCGACGAAGCCGTAGAGGCCGAGGGCGATGACCCCGGCGCCGATCCAGGCCCAGCCCTTGTGGTCGCGCACGCCCTGCCAGACGAGCCAGGCGCCGCCGATCTCCAGGAGGGCGGCGAGGGCGAACAGGGCGGCGGAGCGGGCGATCAGCATGGCTCGAAGCGTACGCAGGCGGGCCCGGGGCGCCGCCCGCCGGTTGGGGGAGGGCTCGCCCTCGTTCGTGTGATGGTCCGACCGGTCGGGGGCGGTGCTGGCTAGCCTCCGCGCGTGGAGGTGGTGGCGGTGCGCCGTAGTGCCGTACGGAGTGTGGTGGTGGCGGGTCTGCTGGTGCTCGGGGTGTCCGGCGGGTCCGGGGTCTCCAGGGCGTCCGGGGTCTCCGGGGCGTCCGAGGTGTCCTGGGCGTCCGGGATCCCGAGGGTCTCCGGGAGCGCGCGCAGCGGTCCCGAGGCGGACGTGGCGTACCACGGGCGGGTGTCCCTGGAGCAGGGGCGGCTGCGGGTGTGGGTGGTGCCGCAGAACGAGGGGCCGGCCGCGCTGGCGAACGCGACGCTGCGCGTGCGGCTGTCGGCGGACCTCGCGGACCGGCAGGAGTTGGCGGAGGGCTGCGTACGGGCCGGGCTGCGCGAGTTGGTGTGCGAGACGGGCGCGCTGCCGCTGCACGGGCGGGGCCGGCACATCGGGCTGCTGCTGGCGCTGAAGGAGCCGGTGCCGGAGGTGATGGTCCGGATCGACACGTGGTGGAACGGCGGGGCGTCCGACCGGGACCTGTCCAACAACCAGCACGCGGTGCTGGCGTTGGACACGGGCGACTCGTACGCGTTCTGACCCTCGTCCTACGGCGTGGCCGCCCTACGGGGTGGCCACGCCGCCGAATTCCTCCACGGCCTCGCTGACGATCCGCTCCAGGCGGGCGTGGTGGGCGCCGCGCCAGTAGACGCGTTCGCACGCCGTGCACTGGGCGAAGACGTCGTACGAGCGCTGCGTTCCGCTTTCGAGGCGGTCGCCGACGCTGTCCTTGTCGGCTTGCCGCAGTGGTCCGTTGCAGGCGGTGCAGCGGGTCCAGGGCGTGAGTGCGGGGGCGAACCGGCCGAGGACGTCGCGCAGTTGCTCGTCCGGGTTGTCGCTGTAGACGTACGCTCCGGCGAACAGCTCGCGGCGGCGCAGCAGTCCGCGGTCGCGGGAGAGCAGGACGCGCTGTTCGGCCGCGGAGCGGGTGGCGAGGGCGGGGTCGCCGATGTCTTCGTTCTCGTAGGCGGCGTCGACGCCGAGCAGGCGCAGGCGGCGGGCGAGGGTGCCGAGGTGGACGTCGAGGAGGAAGCGCAGCGGGGCGCCCTCGATCTGCTGGGGACGTTCGACGCCGAGGACTTCCACGCTCTGCCCGGCGCGGGGCACGTACGAGACGGGCACCTCGTGGCCGTCGACGAGGAGCCGGCCGACCTCGGTGAGCGGGACGCCGGCCGATTCGACGACGTGGCCGAGGCTGGAGGCGCCGTCGGTGGCGGTCGGTACGCGTTCGGCGCGCCGGCTGGGCGGGGCGAACAGGCGTAGTTCGGGGGCGAGGGTGAGCTGAATGGCGGGTCCGTTCACGCTGTCAGCATGCCATTGGGTGGCGGGGTGGCGCGGCCGAATTACGAGGTCGCGGTGGTGTCGTCGTAGGTGGTGCGGTGGGCGTTGACCTCGTCGAAGTGGTTCTCGGCCCACTGCTTCACCGAGGTGAGGAGGCAGGCGAGGCTGCTGCCGAGTCCGGTGAGGCGGTAGTCGACGCGGACGGGGACGGTGGGGGTGACGGTGCGGGTGACGAGGCCGTCGCGTTCGAGGGAGCGCAGGGTCTGGGTGAGCATCTTCTGGCTGACGCCGGGGATCTTGCGACCGAGGTCGCTGTAGCGCATGGAGGCGTCGTCGGCCTGGGCGAGGGCGGCGACGATCAGGCCGACCCATTTGTCGCTGATGCGGGCCAGGAGCTGGCTGGTGGGGCACTCCTTGAGGAAGGCGTCGTAGGCGTAGCGGGCGTCTTCGCGGCGGGCGGCGGCGGTGCTGGTGGCCATGGGGTGCCCCACTTCCGGGTCGGGTACGCACTCTGAAGTGCGTACTTACGAATGGAGAGTACCTCTCCCTAGGTTAGTGCTCAGCAGGAAAGAGCGAACGAAACCGAAACCCAGACCGAACCGGAAACCGGGGAGACATCATGAGCGAGAACGTGCAGACCGTGGAGACCATGCAGGCGGTCGTCGTGAACGGCTTCGGCGGGCCGGAGCAGGTGGAGGTCGTGCAGGTGCCGGTCCCGCAGCCGGAGGCCGGCCAGGTCCGTGTCCGGGTCGCGGCGGCCGGGGTCAACCCGGTGGACGGGGCGGTCCGCGTGGGCGTCTTCGGTGGTGCCGGGCAGCGGCTCGGGCTCGGTTGGGACGTGGCGGGCGAGATCGACGCTGTCGGCGCGGGGGTCACCGGTTGGTCGGTGGGGCAGCGGGTCGTCGGGCTGCACTACGGGCCGGTCAAGCCGCTGGGTACGCATGCGCAGTACGCGGTGCTCGACGTCTCGGCGGTGGCTGCCGCCCCGGCCACGGTGGACGCGGTCGCCGCGGCGGCGCTCCCGCTGAGCGGGCTGACCGCGGCCCGGGCGGTGGGGCTGCTGGGGCTGGCCCCCGGCTCCTCGGTGCTGATCACCGGGGCCGCAGGTGTGGTCGGCGGGCTCGCGGTGCAGCTCGCGGTGCGGGCGGGGCTGGTGGTGACGGCCCTGGCGGGCGAGGCGGACGAGGAGTTCGTACGGTCGCTGGGCGCGACGGGGTTCGTCCCGCGGGGCTCGGTTCCGGCCGAGCCGGTGGACGGGGTCGTCGACGCGGCGGTCCTCGGGGAGCCGGCGCTGGCCTTCGTCCGTGACGGCGGGGTCTACGTGGGCCTGCGGCCGCACGCGGGCCCGGCCGCGGAGCGCGGGATCCGGGTGGTGGAGCAGGAGGTCGCGGCGGACGGCGCGCACCTGGCGGAGCTGGTGGGGCTGGTGGACGAGGGCGCCCTGACCCTGCGGGTCGCGCAGACGATCGCCCTGGCGGACGCGGCGAAGGCCCACGCCCTCCTGGCGGAGTCGGGCACCCGCGGCCGCCTGATCCTGACGACCTCCTGAACGGACGACCTCCTGAACGGAGGGGCGACGGGCCGTCCGCGGGGCGGACACGGGGCGCAGGCGGGGCGCAGGGTTGACGCCCCGCCACCCCTGCTCCGGCCGGGCAGGCGCCCGCCGCGGCGGCCCCGCAACCGGGCGGATCCTGCGCTGACCTGCGCGAACCCCGTCGGCTGGCCGGCTGGGACGCGCGGTGGAAGACTCGGTGGAAAGTGGCGAGGAGCGACCCATGGGTGCTTCGACTGTGCCGGTTGCGGGAGGGGCTCCGGCCCCGGCTCCGGTTCGACTGGACGATTCCGCGTACCACGAGCTGGCGCGTTCCTTCCGGGGCAGTCTGGTGCGGGTCGGGGACGCCCCGTACGAGGAGCGCCGGCGGATCTGGAACGGCGCGATCGACCGGCGCCCCGCCCTGATCGCGCCCTGTACCGGTTCGGCCGATGTGGTGGCGGCGCTGAAGTGGGCGGTGGAGTCGGGTGCGCCGGTCGCGGTGCGCAGCGGCGGTCACAGCTTTCCCGGGCATTCGGTGTGCGACGGCGGCGTGGTGATCGACCTGTCGGCGATGAAGGAGGTCCGGGTGGACCCCGAGGCCCGTACGGTCCGGGTCCAGGCGGGGGTGCTGCTGGGCGAGTTGGACGCGGCGACGCAGCCGTTCGGGCTGGCGGTGCCGTCGGGGATCGTGACGCACACGGGGGTGGCGGGGCTCACCCTCGGTGGCGGGATCGGCTGGCTGAGCCGCAAGTACGGGCTGAGCGTGGACCAGTTGTTGTCGGTGGACCTGGTCACGGCGGCCGGGGAGCGGGTGACGGCGAGCGCGGTGCACGAGCCGGAGCTGTTCTGGGGGATGTGCGGGGCGGGCGGGAATTTCGGCGTCGTCACGGAGTTCACGTTCCGGCTGAACCCGGTCGGCCCGACCGTGCTGGCCGGCCCGGTGCTGTGGCCGGCGCAGGAGTCGGCGCAGGTGATGCGGTTCTACCGGGACTGGATCGAGGACGTGCCGGACGAGCTGACGACGATCGTGGTCCACCGCAAGGCCCCTCCGCTCCCGGCGATCCCGCAGGAGCTGCACGGCAGGCCGGTGGTGATGGTGATCGCCTGCTGGGTGGGGGACGCGGAGGCCGGTGGGGAAGTGTTGCGGCCGATGCGGGAGTTCGGGCGGCCGTTGCTCGATCTGTGCCGGCCCAAGCCGTACCTGGCGCACCAGGCGATGTTCGACGCGTCGTTCCCGCACGGCTGGTGGTACTACTTCCGGGGCTGTGGCCTCGACCGGCTCGCCGACGGGGTCGTGGACACGATGGCGCGGTACGCGGGGCGGATCGTCTCGCCGCAGAGCGGGTTCCCGCTGTTCCAGCTGGGCGGCGCGGTCGCCCGGGTCGGGGAGGACGACACGGCGGCGGGTGGACGCGGGCTCGGCCACATGCTGAACATCAACGGGATCCGGCCCACGGCGGAGGGCTTCGCCGAGGAGTGCGGGTGGGTCCGGGAGTTCTGGTCGGCGCTGGAGCCGTACCACGCGGGTGTGTACGTGAACTTCCTGATGGACGAGGGCGAGCAGCGGATCCGGCAGGCCTACGGCTCGCGGGAGCGGAAGCTGGACCGGCTGCGGGCGCTGAAGGGCGAGTGGGATCCGGGGAACGTGTTCCGGCTCAACCAGAACATCCCTCCGGCGGGCCGGGCCGCCACTGCGGGCACGCCTTAGCCCGTGATCGCTTCCGGCGCGGCTACGGGCGGGCGCGGGACGGCATGGTCACGCTGGGTGGTGAGAGCGGGGGCCACCACCGAGCCGGAGGCACAGATGAGCCAGCCGAACCCGATGAACCCGATGAATCCGATGAACCCGATGAACCGTGCCGTACCGTTCACGACCGCCGAGACCTGCGGACTGCACGACGTGCTGCGCGAGATCGTCGCCGACGGCGCCACCCCGGGCGGCGTCGTCGTGTGCGGTACGGCGGCCGGGGACCGTGCCGTCCTGTCGGCCGGGGTCGTCTCCCCGTTCACCGGACCGGTGGCCCCCGACGAGAACACCGTCTACGACATCGCGTCCCTGACGAAGGTCACCGCGACCTGGCCGCTCGTCGGCCGTGCCGTGGACGCGGGCCTGCTCGCGCTCGACGGCCCCGTACGGGAGTTCCTGCCGGCCATGGACGGGACGATGCCCAGCGCGGAGGCCACCGTGCGACAGCTGCTCTCGCACACCGCCGGGCTGCGGGCGGCCACCCGGCTCGACCTCTACGACCTGACCGCGCGCCCCCTGCACGAGTTGATCTGCCAGGAGCTCATGGAGAACCTCCCGGGCACGCACCGCTACGTCAACCGCGGGTACATCCTCCTCGGCCTCGCCCTCGCCCATGTCCACGGGCGTCCGCTGGACGAGCTGGCCGGTGCCCTGTGGGCCGAGCTGGGCATGGGCGGCACCGCGTACGGCCCGGTGGCGCAGTCGCCGCGGGTCGCGCCGACCGAGCAGTGCGAGGGCCACGACCGGATCTGGGGTGTCGTCCACGACGAGAACGCGGCCGTGCTGGGCGGGGTCGCCGGCCATGCCGGGGTGTTCGCGCCGGCCGCCGATCTCGCCACGTACGCCGAGCGGCTGCTCGCGGGGCGCGAGAGCGCGCTCGGCCGGTGGCTCACTGCGAGCCTCATCCCCCAGACGGAGGTCGAGCCCGGCCTGCAGCGCGGCCTGGGCTGGATCCTGGGGGCCGGTGGAGCCGTGGCCTACCACCACGGGTTCACCGGTACGAGTCTGTTCCTCGCTCCCGCCACCGGCCGGTACGTGGTCATCGCCACCAACGCCGTCCACAACGGCGCCGCCTCGCGCATCCGGATCACGCCCCTGCGCGAGCGGGCCCTCAAGACGCTGACCGCTTCCGTCGGCTGATGCTTCAGGGCCGGGTCAGGGCCAGACGAGGCAGTACGGCTGGTGGCCCGCCTCGTGCAGCCGGTGGCTGAAGTCCTGCCACTCGTGGAGCAGCTGGTACACGTTGAAGGCGTCGCGGGGCCCGCCGCGGTCGGGGACCGTGGACCAGATGAACGCCGCGGCGCCCACCGACTCCTCGCCGATGCCGCGCAGCGGGTCGACGACGGTCATCGGGAGCTTGACCACCGCGTAGTCGGGGTGGAGGACGACGAGCTCCAGCGGGGGCACCTTGTGCAGCGGTATGCCCTCGATACCGGTCAGGACCATCGCGGCCACCGTCTCCGGCTTGATCTTGGTGAACAGGCCGCCCATGCCGAGCTCGTCGCCGCCGAGCTCCTCCGGTCGCATCGTGACCGGGACGCGGGCGGCCGTCGCGCCGTCGGGCGCGCCGAAGTACTTGTACGTCACGCCCATGCCGCGACCCTTGGGCAGGCCGTCGGCGTCGGGGGAATCCAGCGGCCCCGGTACCGGCTCGGCCGCGTCAGCTGCCCGGCGCCGGTGCTTGCCCCGTCGGCGGGCTTCGCGGGCCTCGCGGGCGCGCTGCGGGTCGAGGCCGTCCGTACCCTCGCCCGGTCCACCACCGCGTTGCATATCTCCACCCGACTGGTCTTGCCTGCCCCGGCCCCGTGACCTCCGCCACGCAGCCTGATCATCATGGCAGTGACCTCCCCAGGGGCGGCGCGGTGAAACGCCCGTCCGCAAGTCAGTCGCGGCCTGATGAGACCATGGCTGGTGTGAGCTACCCGTACCCGTATGAAGCCAAAGTCTCGCAGACTCTCTTTGACCGCGCGTCCCTCGTGACGCCTGGCGGCGTGAACTCTCCCGTGCGGGCCTTCCGCGCCGTGGGTGGAACGCCCAGGTTCATGGTGTCCGGTACCGGTCCGTACCTGACCGATGCCGACGGCCGCGAGTACGTCGACCTGGTCTGCTCGTGGGGACCGATGATTCTCGGCCACGCCCACCCGGCCGTGGTGGAGGCCATCCAGGCCGCCGTCGCCCGCGGCACCTCCTTCGGCACGCCCGGTGAGGGCGAGGTCGCGCTCGCCGAGGAGATCGTCGCGCGCATCGAACCCGTCGAGCAGGTCCGTCTGGTGTCTTCGGGCACCGAGGCGACCATGTCGGCGATCCGGCTGGCGCGCGGCTTCACCGGCCGGGCCAAGATCGTGAAGTTCGCGGGCTGCTATCACGGCCACGTGGACGCGCTGCTCGCCGCCGCCGGTTCCGGTTTGGCAACCTTCGCGCTTCCGGACACGCCCGGGGTGACCGGTGCGCAGGCCGGCGACACGATCGTGCTGCCGTACAACGACCTCGAAGCGGTGCGGGCGGCGTTCGCCGCGCACCCGGGCGAGATCGCCTGCGTGATCACCGAGGCCGCGCCCGGCAACATGGGTGTGGTGACCCCGGCCCCCGGCTTCAACCAGGGTCTGGCGGACGTGTGCCGGGAGAACGGCGCGCTCTACATCTCCGACGAGGTCATGACGGGTTTCCGCACCTCCCGCGCCGGCTGGTACGGCGTCGACGGGGTCAAGCCGGACCTGATGACCTTCGGCAAGGTCATGGGCGGCGGTTTCCCGGCCGCGGCGTTCGGTGGCCGCGCCGACGTGATGGGGTACCTGGCCCCGGCCGGCCCGGTCTACCAGGCGGGCACGCTCTCCGGTAACCCGATCGCCACGGCCGCCGGCCTCGCACAGCTCCAGCTCCTCGACGCGGCCGCGTACGAGAAGGTCGACGCGGTCTCCGCGCAGATCCAGGGCCTGGTCACGGACGCGCTCGCCAAGGAGGGCGTCACGCACCGGCTGCAGACCGCGTCCAACATGTTCTCCGTCTTCTTCACCGAGGACGAGGTCAAGAACTACGACGACGCCAAGAAGCAGGAGTCCTTCCGCTTCAACGGCTTCTTCCACTCGATGCTGTCGCAGGGCGTCTACCTGCCGCCGTCGGCGTTCGAGTCGTGGTTCGTCTCCACCGCCCACGACGAGCAGGCGGTCGAGCGGATCGCGGCCGCGCTGCCCGCCGCCGCCCGTGCCGCCGCGCAGGCCACCCCGGAGGCCACCGCATGAGCGAGATCACCGTCGTCCACCTGATGCGCCACGGAGAGGTGCACAACCCGGACGGGGTCCTCTACGGGCGCCGTTCCGGCTACCACCTCTCCGAGCTGGGCCGCGAGATGGCCGAGCGGGTCGCCGAGCACCTGCAGAACCGTGACATCACGTACGTGGTCTCCTCCCCGCTGGAGCGGGCGCAGGAGACGGCGGCGCCGGTCGCCAAGAGCCACGGCCTGGTCGTGGCGAGCGATGCGCGGCTGCTGGAGGCGGAGAACGTCTTCGAGGGCAAGACCTTCGGTGTCGGGGACGGCGCGCTGCGCAAGCCCGCCAACTGGAAGCACCTGACGAACCCGTTCAAGCCGTCGTGGGGCGAGCCGTACGTGGAGCAGGTCGTCCGGATGACGAGCGCGATCGAGGCGGCGCGTGACGCGGCCCGCGGCCACGAGGCGGTGGCGGTCAGCCACCAGCTGCCGATCTGGATCGTGCGCAGCTTCGCGGAGAAGCGCCGGCTGTGGCACGACCCGCGGCGCCGGCAGTGCACGCTGGCCTCGCTGACGTCGTTCACGTACGACGGGGACCGGTTGGTGTCGGTGGGCTACAGCGAGCCGGCCCGGGACCTGGTCCCGGCTCATCTGCTCGCGGGAGCAAAGCCGGTGAAGGGCAAGTCGAAGGCCTTCGGCGCCTAAAAACTCGTACAAGTCGTACGGGATGTTCCGCGTTGCCCCTCGACTTCGCTGAAAAGTCCGTTTATGTGACTATTCATGAGCGAAGCGACGCGCGAATTCTTCACCCGAAGGGGACTGCTCGGGCTCGGCGCCGCGGCCGTCGCGGTGGCCGCCGGGGTCACCGGCTGCGGCGGCGGCAGCCGTCCGCCCGGCCCGGGCCGTCCCGGTCCGGACGGCCCCGGCGGTCCGGGCGGCCCCGGCCCGTCCGCGACGGCCGTCCGGCCGATCGGCGACGGCTCCACCGCCGACTGCGGACCGCAGCCCCACCAGCCGGCCAAGCCCGTGCCGCTCCAGCCGGGCGAGACCCCGCCGCAGTTCGTGGTGTTCAGCTGGGACGGCGCGGGGGAGATCGGCAACGGCCTCTTCCCGCGCTTCCTCAAGCTCGCCAAGGACCACGGGGCGGCCATGACCTTCTTCCTCTCCGGCATCTACCTGTTGCCCGAGTCGAAGAAGGACCTCTACAAGCCGCCGAACAACCCGGTCGGCGCCTCCGACATCGGCTACCTCAAGGACGAGAACGTCCGCAACACCCTCAAGTGCGTCCGCCAGGCATGGCTCGACGGCCACGAGGTGGGGACCCATTTCAACGGCCACTTCTGCGCCGGCTCCGGCTCCGTGGCCCACTGGACCCCCGACGACTGGCAGAGCGAGATCGACCAGGCCGTGTCCTTCGTCACCAACTGGCGGACCCACACGGGCTTCACCGACCTCGACCCCCTGCCCTTCGACTACCGCAAGGAGCTGGTCGGCGGCCGCACCCCGTGCCTGCTCGGCCAGGACAACCTGCTGCCGGTCGCGCAGAAGCTGGGCTGGCGCTACGACGCCTCCTCGCCCGGCGGGGTCCAGGTGTGGCCGGTGAAGAGGTCGGGCATCTGGGACCTGCCGCTCCAGTCCATGCCGTTCCCCGGGCACTCCTTCGAGGTGCTGTCGATGGACTACAACATCCTCGCCAACCAGTCGAAGAACACCACCCGGGGCATGCCCTCCAACTACCCGGCCTGGCGCACCCAGGCCACCAGCTCGTACCTCGGTGGCTTCCGGCGCGCGTACGAGACGAACCGCGCGCCGCTGTTCATC contains these protein-coding regions:
- a CDS encoding FAD-binding oxidoreductase, whose amino-acid sequence is MGASTVPVAGGAPAPAPVRLDDSAYHELARSFRGSLVRVGDAPYEERRRIWNGAIDRRPALIAPCTGSADVVAALKWAVESGAPVAVRSGGHSFPGHSVCDGGVVIDLSAMKEVRVDPEARTVRVQAGVLLGELDAATQPFGLAVPSGIVTHTGVAGLTLGGGIGWLSRKYGLSVDQLLSVDLVTAAGERVTASAVHEPELFWGMCGAGGNFGVVTEFTFRLNPVGPTVLAGPVLWPAQESAQVMRFYRDWIEDVPDELTTIVVHRKAPPLPAIPQELHGRPVVMVIACWVGDAEAGGEVLRPMREFGRPLLDLCRPKPYLAHQAMFDASFPHGWWYYFRGCGLDRLADGVVDTMARYAGRIVSPQSGFPLFQLGGAVARVGEDDTAAGGRGLGHMLNINGIRPTAEGFAEECGWVREFWSALEPYHAGVYVNFLMDEGEQRIRQAYGSRERKLDRLRALKGEWDPGNVFRLNQNIPPAGRAATAGTP
- a CDS encoding Mut7-C RNAse domain-containing protein, producing MNGPAIQLTLAPELRLFAPPSRRAERVPTATDGASSLGHVVESAGVPLTEVGRLLVDGHEVPVSYVPRAGQSVEVLGVERPQQIEGAPLRFLLDVHLGTLARRLRLLGVDAAYENEDIGDPALATRSAAEQRVLLSRDRGLLRRRELFAGAYVYSDNPDEQLRDVLGRFAPALTPWTRCTACNGPLRQADKDSVGDRLESGTQRSYDVFAQCTACERVYWRGAHHARLERIVSEAVEEFGGVATP
- a CDS encoding helix-turn-helix domain-containing protein, translating into MATSTAAARREDARYAYDAFLKECPTSQLLARISDKWVGLIVAALAQADDASMRYSDLGRKIPGVSQKMLTQTLRSLERDGLVTRTVTPTVPVRVDYRLTGLGSSLACLLTSVKQWAENHFDEVNAHRTTYDDTTATS
- a CDS encoding YnfA family protein, yielding MLIARSAALFALAALLEIGGAWLVWQGVRDHKGWAWIGAGVIALGLYGFVATLQPQGDFARVLAAYGGVFVAGSLLWGVAADGYRPDRWDIAGALVCLAGTAVIMYAPRGR
- a CDS encoding SDR family NAD(P)-dependent oxidoreductase — its product is MSTAATNRTAVVTGASSGIGAATARQLADAGYHVVLTARRKDRIEALAAELTAAGHSAAAHALDVTDRPAVDAFAASLDRCDVLVNNAGGAIGAEPVATSDPADWRTMYEVNVIGTLNLTQALLPALIASGDGTVVVLSSTAGHATYEGGAGYVAAKNGARVLAETLRLEIVGQPVRVIEIAPGMVKTEEFAKTRFRGDAEKAEKVYAGVAAPLTADDVADTITWAVTRPSHVNIDLLVVRPRAQASNTKVHRDL
- a CDS encoding NADP-dependent oxidoreductase produces the protein MQAVVVNGFGGPEQVEVVQVPVPQPEAGQVRVRVAAAGVNPVDGAVRVGVFGGAGQRLGLGWDVAGEIDAVGAGVTGWSVGQRVVGLHYGPVKPLGTHAQYAVLDVSAVAAAPATVDAVAAAALPLSGLTAARAVGLLGLAPGSSVLITGAAGVVGGLAVQLAVRAGLVVTALAGEADEEFVRSLGATGFVPRGSVPAEPVDGVVDAAVLGEPALAFVRDGGVYVGLRPHAGPAAERGIRVVEQEVAADGAHLAELVGLVDEGALTLRVAQTIALADAAKAHALLAESGTRGRLILTTS
- a CDS encoding DUF3558 domain-containing protein; this encodes MQRKAVRRGVLPGIAMLTALMAGVAGLTGCTSGSGVGSDSDSKAGDSSPAPAPAGKYRSLPAPCKAADAKRLRAMLPTGDSLTDEQRAQLYAGSADTSYDGDRHVGCRWTAQTPQETRLLSVGFERVVSYDRTLMSDDDKARQVYVRRLTDAHLPFPGPTTSPTPSPATSAATGPAASPGTPAPAGPPPAAGQSPSPAGSSPTAPPPELGSRVLEGLGTEAYIEDKLSAAGASAAQARTVRIVFRTSNVIVTVEYSVQPALPGTVPSSPETQDKARQLAQALVERFNE
- a CDS encoding RtcB family protein, producing MSYVEVPGAKVPIRMWTDPASVEAGAMQQLHNVATLPWIKGLAVMPDVHYGKGATVGSVIAMKDAVCPAAVGVDIGCGMSAVKTSLTANDLPGDLSGLRSKIERAIPVGAGMHRDPVDPDRLYGFPVEGYEGLWERFDHLADAVKFRRERAAKQIGTLGSGNHFVEFCLDQSGSVWLMLHSGSRNIGNELAEHHISVARSLDHNQGLVDRDLAVFLAATPEMEAYRNDLFWAQEYAKYNRAVMMSLFKEVLRKEFRKAKVSFDREISCHHNYVAEERYEGMDLLVTRKGAIRAGSGDYGIIPGSMGTGSYIVKGLGNEKSFNSASHGAGRKMSRTAAKKRFSARDLAEQTKGVECRKDSGVVDEIPGAYKSIEQVIDQQTDLVQVVAKLKQVICIKG